The stretch of DNA GCGCTGGCCGTCATCGCACCGCACCGCGCGCAGAACTCGGCGATCCTCGGCGAGTTGATCGCGGGAGGATGGCCCCGCGACGAGCTGCCTGTGGTGGACACCGTCGAGCGGATGCAGGGAAACGAGCGCGAGCTGATCATCGTTTCCTACGCGGTGGCGGATCGCGAGTACGCGGAGCGCGAGGCGGAGTTCCTGCTGAACCCCAACCGCTTCAACGTCTCGATCACGCGGCCCCGGTCCAAGCTGATCGTGTTCATGAGCGACGAGATCCTGCGCACCGTTCCGGGCGACGAGCAGGTGATGACGGATTCGATGGCCATCAAGGGCTATCCCGCGCACTTCCGATCCGTGCGGCAGCTGGAGATGGCGGCTCCCGACGGCACCCCGGTGCGGATGACGGTGAGGACGAGATCGCTCGCCGGTCCTTGATGCACGAGCGTTCGGAGGCGGACGAAAAAGCGGCCCCGGGCACGAGTGCCCGGGGCCGCTTCACAAACGGGTGCCGTCGCTCAGAAAGCGATGTTCAGGCCGATGCCGGCCGTGAAGTACTCCACGTCCAGCTCACTCTCCACCAAGCCGGCGAGGCCGGAAATCTCGGTGGCATACCGGCGGTAGCCGACGCCGGGCGTAAGGCGGACGTTGCGGGCCAGGCTCAGCGCAAGGCCGCCGCCGACCTCGAAGCCGATGTCCTCGTCGATACCGTCGTCGCTGCCGCCGATCTCCAACTGGTGGAACACCGCGCCGACGCCCACCCACGGCGCGACGCCCGCAAAGCGGGGCAGGGCAGTGGTCAACCCGGCCGAGAACCCCTGGTCGATGGCGTCGGCGTTGTCGCCGTCCTCGCCCAGATCGGTGCCAAAGCGCGTCTGGCTGAAGCTGCCGTAAACGCCCAGCCCCGGCGAAATGCCGATCGACACGCCGCCGCTGAAGCTGTGCCCCTCTTCCATCACGTCGCCGAAGTCACCGGTGGGCGCCGCATAATCCACGCGGCCCTCCAGCGAGAACGGAACCGGCGACTGGGCCGCCGCGTCACCTGCAATCACTGCCAGGGCCAGCGCTACGCCCGCAAACAAGCTCTTTCTCATCGTGCTTTCGACTACTGGTTGATGCCCGCCCGCCGACCGTCGGCGGAGCGGATGTGGCGGCATGGTTTGGCAAGCGACGGGCCGAAGTCGATACACGACAAGGAATTACCAGGATTCATCAGGCGTTTTCGGGCATACGGCAACGGTCGTGGAGATCCGGGCCGGCCCGGGTGTGTCCGCCCTGAAGGACGGACGCCCGCCGCGAGGGTGACACCGCGCGTAAGTCGTTGCGCGCCAAGAGGATTGACAGCGGGGGCGGGGGCGGTTAGATTAGTGGCGTCGGTTGAAAATATGGGTCATGGGGCTGTCATGGTTTCGACGTGTATGGTGAAGCCGTGGCTGCGTGCCGAGGTGCTCGGAGCACTCGTTAAACCTCCGGGAACTGTGTAACCGCGAACGATAACTTCGCCCTGGCTGCGTAAGTAGAGTCTTAACGGCTCCTTACCTCCCGTTTGTCGGTCAGCCCTGCTAGTGGCGGGCCGATGAGCGTCGACAAAAGCTAGCTGGCCTGCGTTTGGCGCCGTGACGGCGCAGGCGAGACTTTCACGGCTGGTTCGCGATGGGCCTCTCTCTGGCCGATGAGCGAGCGAGGAGAAAGAAACAGGGGGATACGCACGTAGACGCTGCGGGGGATCTGTAGGCGGACGCGGGTTCGACTCCCGCCAGCTCCATAGTTGTACGCTGCGCCGGACCGGGCAATTGCCTGGTCCGGCGTTTTGCGTATCCGGAAGTTCGGTACGGAGATACGAGAGAGGCCGGGTCCAGCGCATCGCTGGGCCCGGCCTCTCGTCGCTTCGTGCTTGTGCGTCCTACGCGGCGACGGGAATCGCGCGGCGGGTGCCGGCCAGACGGATTTCGCGGCAGCGCTCCGCCACCTCGTCGGCGGACAGGCGCTCCGCGGGATCCAGCGCGAGCAACCGGTGCAGAAGCCGGTGCACCATGGGAATCCGTGCATCCGTGGTCCAGCGGCCCAGGTGGTGGTCATGCGTATCGTGCGGCGAGCGCCCGGCCCACTCCTCCGCCGGCGGGAGTACGAACCCGCCTGACAGCGCCTCGAAGACCAGCCCGCCCAGCATGAACACGTCCGACGCAGTCGAACCCGGGTCGCCCGCGTCCAGCTCCGGGGGCCGCCAGTGCCAGGCGCCGGACCGCACAGGGTCGCCCTCGGGCCGGCCGGCGAACCCCGCCACGTGCGCAATTCCGAAGTCGGCCAGCACGGGCGGGGCGCCCACGCGATCCATCAGCACGTTGCCCAGGTGCAGGTCGCGGTGCACGATCGGCTGCGGCCGGCCGTGCATGAGGGATAGCGTGCGGGCCAGGAACTCGGTGAACTCCATCACCCGCGTAACGCGGCCGCGGAACCGCTCGGCGTAGCAGAAAGTGACGCCGTCGAACCAGCGCGCGGCCGTCTCGTGCCGCCGCATCACCATCCACCCCTGTTCGGTGTTCGCCGTGGCAGACCCGTGGTCCAGCAGCCGCACCACGCCCGGGCACTCCGCGCGGGCCAGCGACTCCAAGGCCGCCACCTCCCGCTCC from Longimicrobium sp. encodes:
- a CDS encoding protein kinase domain-containing protein, with translation MTAPGTLINLAAPVIPGWRIVRPLSSGAQAHTYVVAPADRPHDECGVAKVMRLTALEGHALSIEGQRWRMEREVAALESLARAECPGVVRLLDHGSATANTEQGWMVMRRHETAARWFDGVTFCYAERFRGRVTRVMEFTEFLARTLSLMHGRPQPIVHRDLHLGNVLMDRVGAPPVLADFGIAHVAGFAGRPEGDPVRSGAWHWRPPELDAGDPGSTASDVFMLGGLVFEALSGGFVLPPAEEWAGRSPHDTHDHHLGRWTTDARIPMVHRLLHRLLALDPAERLSADEVAERCREIRLAGTRRAIPVAA
- a CDS encoding outer membrane beta-barrel protein, which translates into the protein MRKSLFAGVALALAVIAGDAAAQSPVPFSLEGRVDYAAPTGDFGDVMEEGHSFSGGVSIGISPGLGVYGSFSQTRFGTDLGEDGDNADAIDQGFSAGLTTALPRFAGVAPWVGVGAVFHQLEIGGSDDGIDEDIGFEVGGGLALSLARNVRLTPGVGYRRYATEISGLAGLVESELDVEYFTAGIGLNIAF